The Novosphingobium terrae genome segment GGCGGCACTGAAAGCCGCCACCCCCAAGCCGCATTTTCTGGGCAGCGGCGCCAAGGTTGCCGAAGAGCTGATCCGCTGGATCGACGGCGGCGCGGCGGATGGCTTTATCCTTGGTTTCCCGGTGGCCGCACAGGGCCTGGACGACTTTATCGATTTCGTGATCCCCGAACTGGAAAAGCGCGGCCGCTATGATCGTGTGCTGCATGGCGCCACCCTGCGCGATCACCTCGGCCTGCCCTTCAAGGAGAGCCGCCACAAGGCTCCCGCCGCCACGGCCCCGGAAAGGCAATCGGCATGAGCGCCCTGCTGGACCGCCCCCGCCACACGGCGCCCGCCATCGCCGGCATCGAAGCCTTTCTCGATGACGCCATCGCCATCCGCCACGATCTGCATCACCATCCCGAACTCTCGCGGCAGGAGCATCGCACCGCCGCTCTGGTGGCGGACCGCCTGCGCGACTGGGGCTATGCCGTCACCACCGGCATCGGCGGCAATGGCGTGGTCGGCACCCTGCGCCGGGGGGATGGCGAGCGGGCGCTGGGCATCCGCGCCGATATGGACGCCCTGCCCATCACCGAAGCCTCGCAGCTCGATTTTGCCAGCAGCGCGCCCGGCGTGATGCATGCCTGCGGGCATGACGGCCACACCGCCATCCTGCTGGCCGCCGCGCGCTATCTGGCCGAAAAGGTTGATTTTTCAGGCACGCTTCACCTCATCTTCCAGCCCGCCGAGGAAATCGGCCAAGGCGCCAAGGCGATGATCGAGGATGGCCTGTTCGAACGCTTCCCTGTCGATGCGGTTTACGGATTGCACAATTGGCCGGGCCTGCCCACCGGGCGTTTCGGCTTTGTCGATGGGCCCGCCATGGCCTCGGTCGACTGGTTCGGCATCAGCATCAAGGGCAAGGGCGGGCATGGCGCCGCGCCTCAGGAAACCGTCGATCCGGTGCTGGTTGCGGCCCATCTGGTCACCGCCCTGCAGAGCATCGTGGCGCGCAATGTGGCACCGCTCGATTCCGCCGTGGTGACGGTCGGCTCGATCCATGGCGGCGATGCGGCCAATGTCATCCCCGATGCGGTGGAGCTGAAACTCACCGCCCGCTCCTTCCGGCCCGAGGTGCGCGAGGCGCTGCAACAGCGCATCCAGCATCTGGCCCACAGCATCGCCGAAAGCTTCGGCGCCACCGCGCAGGTCGAACTGCGGCGCGGCTTCCCCAGCGTGATCAACCATAAGGCCGAAACCGACTTCGCCCGCGCGGTGGCGCGCGATCTGCTGGGCGAGGAGGGCATCATCGCAGATTTCCAGCCCCGCACCGCCAGCGAGGATTTCTCCTTCATGCTTCAGGAGCGCCCCGGCGCCTTCCTCTTCGTGGGCACCGGCGAAGGCGAGCCACTGCATAGCCCGCGCTATCGCTTCAACGATGATGTCATCGCTCCGGCGGCGGCGCTCTGGGCGCGGCTGGCCGAAAGCTGGCTCGTCTGAACCGCTAACCGCCCTTCCAACCTCAAGGAGACCGGCCATGAACGCTCGCACCGCGATCATTCAGGACAATCAGCCCGATGGCGACCGGATCATCACCTCCAGCCCGCGCGATCCGCTGGCCAAACCGCTGCTGGAGGCTTTGGTGGGCGAATACACCACGCGCTATCACGATGTGATCGGGCGCGAGCCCGATGCGGCCACCCATGAGGTCTATCACCGCTATCCGCCCGAGGCCTTCGAGGCGCCGCATGGCGGCTTTATCCTGCTGCTGCGCAAGGGCGTGCCGGTGGCGGGCGGCGCCTTCATGGCCCATGCCGATCCGCAGACCACCGAGTTCAAGCGCATCTGGACCCATGCCGATCACCGCCGTCAGGGGCTGGCCAGGCGCGTGGTCGAAGCATTGGAGCAGCGCGCCGCCGCTCTGGGTTATGCGCGGGTCTATCTCACCACCGGCTTCCGCCAGCCCGAGGCCGAGGCGCTCTACAAGGGCCTTGGCTACACCGCGCTGTATGATCCGCTGGCCGACCGCGAGGCGCAATTCACCCTGCCCTTCGAAAAAGCCATCGCCGCGCGACGGGAGGCGCAATCCGCATGACCACCCTGCTGGCCGACACCGCCCCGCCCGAACTGCACATCCCGGCGGCGGCGCCGCCCCTGCCCCCTGCCAAAACCGCTCAGACACCGCCCGCGACGCAGGACTGGACCCAGCGCCGCATCATCCCCGCCCGCTATCCGGGGCGCACCGCCGCCACGGTGCTGGGAGCGCTGATCATCGTTGCCGTGGGCGTTTCGGTCTTCGGCAATCCGCGCTGGGGCTGGCCGGTCTTCGCGCAATGGTTCTTCACCGAGCCGGTGCTGGTGGGCCTTGGCCGCACGCTGTTGCTGACGGCGGTCGGCACGCTGCTGGGATCGCTGCTGGGCACGGTGCTGGCGCTGGCGCGTGTTTCGGGATCGAAGCTGCTGGCGGGCGTGTCATGGAGCTACATCTGGCTGTTCCGCTCGGTGCCGCTGATCGTGCTGCTGCTGCTGCTCAACAATCTGGGCTATCTCTATGAGACGATCAGCCTTGGCGTGCCGCTGACCAACATCAGCTTCGCCTCATGGTCCACCACCACGCTGATCGGGCCTTTTGCCGCCGCCGTGATCGGGCTCAGCCTCAATCAGGCGGCCTTTTCCTCCGAGATCATCCGGGGCGGCATCCTCTCGGTCGATCACGGTCAGCGTGAGGCCGCCGCCGCGCTGGGCCTGCCCCGCCGCCGACAGGTCTTCAACATCATCCTGCCGCAAGCGATGCGCAGCATCCTGCCCGCCGCCTTCAACGAGATCATCAACCTCGCGAAGAACACCTCGGTGGTCTATATTCTGGCTCTGCCCGAGCTGTTCTACACCGTGCAGGTGATCTATCGCCGCAATCTGGATGTGGTGCCGCTGCTGATGGTGGCGACCGTCTGGTATCTGATCATTCTGACGGCCCTGTCGGCGGTGCAGCAGCGGGTCGAGCGGCGTTTCGCGCGCGGCGCCGGTGCCGAAGGCAAGAGCCGTTCGCGCAGCATTGTGCAGCATGCCAAGGCCAGCGCCGCGCCCCTGTCATGGCCCTTCGCGCGCGGTGGCGCGGTCGACATCGAGCATGTCTCGAAAAGCTTTGGCGAGGTGCAGGTGCTGCATGATGTCTCGCTCAGCCTGCCCTCGGGCAGTGTGACAGCGATCATCGGCCAGTCGGGCTCGGGCAAGAGCACCTTGCTGCGGCTGATCAACCATCTCGAACGCGTCGATGGTGGCCTCATCACCATCGATGGCGATCTGATCGGCTATCGCGCGCAGGGCGATCTTCTGCATGAGTTAAAGGAACCCGATGTG includes the following:
- a CDS encoding M20 aminoacylase family protein; translation: MSALLDRPRHTAPAIAGIEAFLDDAIAIRHDLHHHPELSRQEHRTAALVADRLRDWGYAVTTGIGGNGVVGTLRRGDGERALGIRADMDALPITEASQLDFASSAPGVMHACGHDGHTAILLAAARYLAEKVDFSGTLHLIFQPAEEIGQGAKAMIEDGLFERFPVDAVYGLHNWPGLPTGRFGFVDGPAMASVDWFGISIKGKGGHGAAPQETVDPVLVAAHLVTALQSIVARNVAPLDSAVVTVGSIHGGDAANVIPDAVELKLTARSFRPEVREALQQRIQHLAHSIAESFGATAQVELRRGFPSVINHKAETDFARAVARDLLGEEGIIADFQPRTASEDFSFMLQERPGAFLFVGTGEGEPLHSPRYRFNDDVIAPAAALWARLAESWLV
- a CDS encoding GNAT family N-acetyltransferase, with translation MNARTAIIQDNQPDGDRIITSSPRDPLAKPLLEALVGEYTTRYHDVIGREPDAATHEVYHRYPPEAFEAPHGGFILLLRKGVPVAGGAFMAHADPQTTEFKRIWTHADHRRQGLARRVVEALEQRAAALGYARVYLTTGFRQPEAEALYKGLGYTALYDPLADREAQFTLPFEKAIAARREAQSA
- a CDS encoding amino acid ABC transporter permease/ATP-binding protein, which produces MTTLLADTAPPELHIPAAAPPLPPAKTAQTPPATQDWTQRRIIPARYPGRTAATVLGALIIVAVGVSVFGNPRWGWPVFAQWFFTEPVLVGLGRTLLLTAVGTLLGSLLGTVLALARVSGSKLLAGVSWSYIWLFRSVPLIVLLLLLNNLGYLYETISLGVPLTNISFASWSTTTLIGPFAAAVIGLSLNQAAFSSEIIRGGILSVDHGQREAAAALGLPRRRQVFNIILPQAMRSILPAAFNEIINLAKNTSVVYILALPELFYTVQVIYRRNLDVVPLLMVATVWYLIILTALSAVQQRVERRFARGAGAEGKSRSRSIVQHAKASAAPLSWPFARGGAVDIEHVSKSFGEVQVLHDVSLSLPSGSVTAIIGQSGSGKSTLLRLINHLERVDGGLITIDGDLIGYRAQGDLLHELKEPDVLRRRTGVGMVFQSFNLFKHLTVLENIAAAPVWVRGIPRAQAEAQARELLARVGLSDKAEAYPRQLSGGQQQRVAIARALALRPKVLLFDEPTSALDPELVGEVLDVIKELARSGTTLLIVTHEMGFAREVADTVVFMDQGRIVEAGPPEQIFTHPRQPRTAEFLSKVL